In Synergistaceae bacterium, the following proteins share a genomic window:
- a CDS encoding M13 family metallopeptidase — MYCSKFLAALFIMMSLFTVRAFAGEQAGQTPWLNTNLIGAAKNYNPALKDDFYGSINHEWLVNAKLKPGYSRNAAFTELQDEIDADLRAIMTDENLTGHDAELVKNLYSIWLDWDKRNKNGLGNLPELIQEIESIKTLDDLSKFFMSETSFYHNLVIADFGLGLDNKDSESYNLELSPTGLSLGDSAEYKTLSKNGERTKKFNDSVSRYMLKRLGYDESKISEIIAMAFEFESKIAPSMMNVNELESPEAIEKTYNPLSIQELREKSKIFPYADIIESHSAKSNLMNLQQPEWLKALNDLYTSENVNLIKAYLIRNLANSYMGKIDEPAYRELQKLSNERSGITGNKPDNEIAADFVHGHLSVPLSKMYIAKYVSEATKQEIEQIIRDTVKFYREMLKSEKWLSEQTQAKAIEKLDSMRLNSAYPDKWVDYSELSINPNGTLIEALDSLQKFNVKKYFYERINTKVDHDLWISDIAVANAYYKPMENSINIIAGILGGDFYNPSMSYEQKLGGIGMVIGHEMSHAFDTRGAQFDKTGNMITWWTSQDLKNFQERANNLIKYLSSFKVDDSGNNYNGALVHTETIADMAGVKAMLGIAAQHKDFNYDKFFRQYAKIWKLIETRERMDNVLKFDVHALPYIRVNAIIQQYPEFYGTYDIKPGDGMYLAPESRVAVW, encoded by the coding sequence ATGTATTGCAGTAAATTTTTAGCGGCATTATTTATAATGATGTCATTATTCACAGTCAGGGCTTTTGCAGGCGAACAGGCCGGGCAGACTCCCTGGCTTAATACTAATTTAATCGGAGCAGCAAAAAATTATAATCCCGCCTTAAAAGATGATTTTTACGGATCAATTAATCATGAATGGCTAGTTAATGCAAAACTCAAGCCCGGTTACTCACGCAATGCGGCATTTACTGAATTACAGGACGAAATTGACGCAGATTTACGCGCTATTATGACTGATGAAAATTTGACCGGCCATGATGCTGAACTCGTCAAAAATTTATATTCGATCTGGCTTGACTGGGACAAACGAAATAAAAACGGTCTTGGAAATTTACCGGAATTAATTCAAGAAATTGAATCAATAAAGACTCTTGATGATTTAAGCAAATTTTTCATGTCAGAGACTAGTTTTTATCACAATCTAGTTATAGCAGATTTCGGACTCGGACTCGATAACAAGGACTCAGAATCTTATAATCTCGAATTATCCCCGACCGGTTTATCACTGGGCGACTCTGCTGAATATAAGACTCTTTCTAAGAACGGAGAACGCACGAAAAAATTTAATGACTCAGTGTCAAGATATATGCTTAAGCGTTTAGGCTATGACGAGTCAAAAATTTCTGAAATTATAGCAATGGCCTTTGAGTTCGAGTCAAAAATTGCCCCGTCCATGATGAACGTTAACGAGCTTGAATCACCTGAGGCAATCGAGAAGACTTATAACCCGTTGAGTATTCAGGAATTGCGCGAGAAGTCAAAAATTTTTCCGTATGCTGATATTATAGAATCTCACTCGGCAAAATCTAATTTAATGAATTTACAGCAGCCCGAATGGCTCAAGGCTTTAAATGATTTATACACGAGCGAAAATGTTAATTTAATCAAGGCATATCTAATCAGGAATCTTGCAAATTCTTACATGGGTAAAATCGACGAGCCGGCATATAGGGAGCTTCAGAAACTTTCTAATGAACGCAGCGGCATAACAGGAAATAAGCCCGATAACGAGATTGCTGCGGATTTTGTACACGGTCATCTCTCTGTTCCGTTGTCAAAAATGTATATCGCTAAATATGTCAGCGAGGCAACTAAACAAGAAATCGAGCAAATTATTCGCGACACCGTAAAATTTTATCGTGAAATGCTCAAGTCTGAAAAATGGCTCTCTGAACAAACTCAAGCAAAAGCAATCGAAAAACTTGACTCAATGCGCCTGAATTCTGCATATCCTGATAAATGGGTGGATTATTCGGAGCTTTCTATAAATCCTAATGGGACATTAATAGAAGCACTTGACTCACTGCAAAAATTTAACGTCAAGAAATATTTTTATGAGCGAATTAACACAAAAGTAGATCACGATTTATGGATTTCTGATATTGCCGTTGCTAATGCTTATTACAAGCCTATGGAGAATTCTATTAATATAATAGCTGGGATTCTGGGCGGAGATTTCTATAATCCTTCAATGTCCTACGAGCAGAAACTCGGAGGTATAGGAATGGTAATAGGCCACGAAATGTCGCACGCATTTGACACAAGAGGGGCGCAATTTGACAAGACCGGCAACATGATTACATGGTGGACGAGTCAAGATCTCAAAAATTTTCAGGAACGCGCAAATAATCTCATAAAATATTTAAGCTCGTTCAAAGTCGATGACTCCGGAAATAATTATAACGGCGCACTCGTTCACACTGAGACTATAGCGGACATGGCCGGAGTTAAAGCAATGTTAGGAATCGCAGCCCAGCATAAAGATTTTAATTACGATAAATTTTTCAGGCAGTACGCTAAAATCTGGAAGTTAATAGAGACCCGCGAGAGAATGGACAATGTATTAAAATTTGACGTTCACGCCCTGCCATATATA
- a CDS encoding PQQ-binding-like beta-propeller repeat protein, whose amino-acid sequence MKKFLLALLVVILVVSAASAFSGRSREISKVQSSITSGITISGSTILFGTETGDIVAINKNNGRMIWSYRVANTIKGTPVISGNNAIFADGEGVVTCLRISDGAFIWQSLPVTSDSVSSTMSDGAAVGGGMVFFTRDDGNLYAVDAKNGSTLWTYAGGIQRVRVAPGYGEGCVFLAGYDGKLDFIAPNNGKRTGGGGAGGAVNTPVVANGNVYFSAWDGSVQSVKIKGIVPQWHVKVSDVVTTSPAVSNNLVVVGTGRGSVAALNEKNGQILWESDLSKESGGEISSNIIISGGLVFAANSSGTLYVLDANTGAVRFNVNLGLYPHIAVDGGTVYASGGSTLYVLQ is encoded by the coding sequence ATGAAAAAATTTTTATTAGCTTTATTAGTAGTAATTCTTGTAGTGTCAGCAGCGTCGGCATTTTCCGGACGTTCAAGAGAAATTTCTAAAGTTCAGAGTTCAATAACAAGCGGGATTACAATTTCCGGCAGCACTATTTTATTCGGAACAGAAACAGGCGACATCGTAGCAATTAACAAGAATAACGGCCGAATGATCTGGAGCTATAGAGTCGCGAATACAATCAAAGGGACTCCTGTAATTTCCGGAAATAATGCAATTTTTGCGGACGGTGAAGGCGTAGTAACTTGCTTGAGAATTTCCGACGGCGCATTTATTTGGCAGAGTCTCCCCGTTACGTCTGATAGTGTCTCGTCAACTATGAGCGACGGTGCAGCAGTTGGCGGCGGAATGGTATTCTTTACACGCGATGACGGGAATTTATACGCAGTAGACGCGAAAAACGGCAGCACTTTATGGACATATGCCGGCGGTATTCAGAGAGTCCGAGTCGCCCCCGGTTATGGTGAGGGCTGTGTATTCTTGGCAGGTTATGACGGAAAACTTGATTTTATCGCCCCTAATAACGGAAAAAGAACAGGCGGCGGCGGTGCTGGCGGTGCAGTTAATACACCTGTTGTAGCAAATGGAAATGTTTATTTCTCAGCTTGGGACGGATCAGTCCAGTCTGTAAAAATTAAAGGTATTGTCCCTCAATGGCATGTAAAAGTTTCTGACGTTGTAACAACTTCTCCGGCAGTAAGCAATAATCTTGTAGTTGTAGGAACTGGCAGGGGATCAGTCGCAGCACTTAACGAGAAAAACGGCCAAATTTTATGGGAGTCAGATTTAAGCAAAGAATCAGGCGGCGAAATCAGCAGCAATATTATAATTTCCGGCGGACTTGTTTTTGCGGCAAATTCAAGCGGGACTCTTTACGTTCTCGACGCGAATACGGGCGCAGTGAGATTTAATGTAAATCTCGGACTTTATCCTCATATTGCAGTGGACGGCGGGACTGTTTACGCTTCAGGAGGCAGCACTCTTTATGTATTGCAGTAA